A genomic segment from Solenopsis invicta isolate M01_SB chromosome 5, UNIL_Sinv_3.0, whole genome shotgun sequence encodes:
- the LOC120357718 gene encoding uncharacterized protein LOC120357718: protein MSFTGRSSQSQSPKHIPKKPKLELGTSSSSKMPRKAPTRDDIDIALGQFFFGCNISFNIVESQHFKNFVDLLQRLRSPTPYQPPTRKTLSTKLLDKVHQKQLDERVSVSDDGTDGVLLIDGWKNSSANTKNVVCTLHSVNSKSTFLKSWDITGLRETGEQLKEIVNEGIKLAKEKFNVTTYAVVSDNASPMISMGKKIEIWHTTCHSHSGNLLAKAFVSDDFAKTVNEFLRKFKSPSAEHEIKQRGGSRIILACDTRWCSYRDAFRCLLKNLHLMQALIDEKKIQLDPKYESLLRDPSFAIQLQDFILIFDPICQLINVCQESNCSIAKACEEWLKLVIPTANDEMQKKLDDRLEKVLTPIVLTANFLHPQYRGKRFEHDHRKMKMVFDFLTQELELADITDETGLDAYQKDRGIFGKLRERNHTAPEAFWILARPFHPKLSLLAKKLLNIPAASAQLERLFSSWAFVHSDLRNRLTVDRSMKLVDIYYSLKMNEFFDDHYDELIESN from the exons ATGAGTTTCACAGGTAGATCAAGTCAA TCGCAATCCCCAAAACATATTCCAAAAAAACCGAAGTTAGAATTGGGAACATCGTCATCGTCTAAGATGCCACGCAAAGCACCGACGAGGGATGACATTGACATAGCTTTGGGTCAATTTTTCTTTGGATGTAACATCTCATTCAATATCGTGGAATCGCAACATTTCAAAAACTTTGTGGATCTCTTACAAAGACTGCGTTCGCCAACGCCATACCAACCTCCAACGAGGAAGACACTTTCGACCAAGCTCCTGGACAAGGTCCACCAAAAACAGTTAGATGAAAGAGTCTCAGTCTCAGATGATGGAACAGACGGAGTTCTTTTAATTGATGGGTGGAAGAATTCATCCGCCAATACCAAGAATGTTGTTTGCACCCTTCACTCAGTTAACTCCAAAAGTACATTCCTAAAATCCTGGGATATAACGGGACTCAGAGAAACCGGCGAACAACTTAAAGAAATTGTCAACGAAGGAATAAAGTTAGCCAAAGAAAAGTTCAACGTTACCACCTACGCCGTAGTTTCCGACAATGCGTCGCCGATGATATCGATGGgcaaaaaaatagagatttggCATACTACGTGTCACAGCCACAGTGGCAATCTGTTGGCCAAGGCTTTTGTTTCGGATGATTTTGCGAAGActgtaaatgaatttttgcgtaAATTTAAGTCACCGAGTGCAGAGCATGAAATAAAGCAGCGAGGAGGATCCAGAATTATACTAGCTTGTGACACAAGGTGGTGTAGTTACAGAGATGCGTTCCGATGTCTGCTAAAAAATTTGCATCTTATGCAAGCTCTTATTGATGAAAAGAAGATTCAACTTGATCCCAAATACGAAAGCTTGCTCAGAGACCCATCATTTGCGATACAGTTACAAGATTTTATCTTGATCTTCGATCCAATATGCCAATTGATAAACGTCTGTCAAGAATCGAATTGTAGCATAGCTAAAGCTTGTGAAGAATGGCTCAAATTAGTGATACCGACAGCCAATGAtgagatgcaaaaaaaattggacGATCGACTCGAAAAAGTGTTGACACCAATTGTACTCACAGCCAATTTCCTACATCCTCAGTATCGGGGCAAACGTTTTGAACACGATCATCGGAAAATGAAAATGGTTTTCGATTTTTTGACACAAGAATTGGAGTTGGCAGATATCACTGATGAAACGGGACTAGATGCTTATCAGAAGGATCGTggtatttttggaaaattgagGGAACGAAATCATACAGCACCAGAAGCATTTTGGATCTTAGCTCGTCCATTTCACCCAAAACTGTCGTTACTGgctaaaaaattgttaaatattccTGCTGCTTCAGCGCAATTGGAAAGACTCTTTTCTTCGTGGGCTTTTGTTCACTCTGATTTACGCAACCGTCTCACTGTGGATCGATCGATGAAACTTGTTGATATCTACTATTCTCTGAAAATGAATGAGTTTTTTGATGATCATTACGACGAATTGATAGAATCTAACTGA
- the LOC120357746 gene encoding uncharacterized protein LOC120357746 encodes MSRGGRPTHNFWENGDFERRSVGGKMVAYCMVCEKTLTNSSKSRLQTHRTTCNRDKHRLTASKSNDINENMLNAIQINSIDTITDSSLDESDPRSSKIIAIGVENAEHVPVIIPDHEISTILSQGLSADISSTSILPCAKKRKTSKPQRGLNSYFDYVSEKDKIRFDESVAKFFYGCNIPFDKVESKVFLDCMRTIRPGYKPLSAAAMANQFLHDSHAQLEKIRSTLSNSEGVLILFRTKTEQESHVVAFVQSQDKKYIYLKTWYAQKNDDNFTDIIHDAIDLSRTKFNITIYAAISDKNLGSIDLNGCRTPWSLQCHKSFAASVEVDLVDFELAENVRYLLDEFSSRELQENLIVHGGTDIKLRNCSHSHYWNLFSSCMKNYGAMRQLVGDRECRLKKNVVSILIEDSFEEKLKHALDLLEPIHSIAQNCEQQNTTIADIVEQWLMVVDNENYKSIQCRIEEVLTPIALTANLLHPIYRGKRFAEDVIRMTKTTDFMLEELDPDQMNEFGNYRDSTKLFSSRRLKEYDALSFWRVVSSVHPKLSSFAMKILQLPVAVHKSISHPANVNDLTPKQFEKLTDLFFNLYV; translated from the exons atgagtcgGGGTGGCAGGCCAACCCATAATTTTTGGGAAAATGGTGACTTTGAGCGACGTTCTGTAGGTGGAAAAATGGTAGCCTACTGCATGGTTTGTGAAAAAACTTTAACAAACTCCTCGAAATCTAGGTTACAAACCCACag aacAACCTGCAATAGAGATAAGCATAGATTGACAGCTTCGAAGTCAAATGATATCAACGAAAATATGCTCAATGCAATCCAAATTAACAGTATTGACACGATAACGGATTCGTCATTGGATGAATCGGATCCAAGATCTTCAAAGATCATCGCAATAGGAGTCGAAAATGCTGAACATGTTCCCGTTATTATTCCTGATCACGAAATATCAACTATACTATCTCAGGGACTGAGTGCAGATATTTCGTCTACGTCCATTCTTCCATGTGCGAAAAAACGTAAAACATCGAAACCTCAACGAGGATTGaattcatattttgattatgtttcagaaaaagataaaatccGTTTTGACGAGTCTGTAGCGAAATTTTTCTATGGATGCAACATCCCTTTCGACAAAGTCGAATCCAAGGTGTTTTTGGATTGCATGAGAACTATACGACCTGGGTACAAGCCACTGTCTGCGGCAGCGATGGCAAATCAGTTTCTCCACGATTCTCATGCCCAACTCGAAAAAATCCGTTCGACTTTGTCTAATTCCGAAGGAGTATTGATCCTCTTTAGGACAAAAACGGAACAGGAGTCGCACGTAGTTGCTTTCGTGCAGTCCcaagacaaaaaatatatatatttgaagacATGGTATGCGCAGAAAAATGATGACAATTTCACAGATATAATTCATGATGCAATCGATTTATCGAGAACAAAATTTAACATCACGATCTACGCCGCCATTTCTGACAAAAATTTGGGATCGATAGATTTAAATGGATGCAGAACACCGTGGTCATTGCAATGCCATAAGTCCTTCGCCGCATCTGTCGAAGTCGATCTGGTCGACTTTGAGCTTGCAGAAAATGTACGTTACTTACTTGACGAATTCTCAAGTAGAGAATTGCAAGAGAATTTAATAGTACATGGAGGAACAGACATCAAATTACGAAACTGTTCACATTCTCATTACTggaatttattttcatcttGTATGAAAAACTATGGAGCTATGAGACAGCTAGTGGGCGACAGGGAgtgcagattaaaaaaaaacgttgtaaGCATATTAATTGAGGACTCCTTCGAGGAAAAGTTGAAACATGCTTTGGATTTGTTGGAGCCTATTCACTCAATTGCACAAAATTGCGAGCAGCAAAACACTACGATTGCTGATATTGTCGAACAATGGTTGATGGTGGTCGATAATGAGAACTATAAATCAATTCAATGTCGAATCGAAGAAGTCCTGACTCCAATTGCCTTAACAGCAAATCTTCTTCATCCCATCTACCGAGGTAAACGGTTCGCAGAAGATGTGATACGTATGACAAAGACTACGGATTTCATGCTTGAGGAACTTGATCCAGATCAAATGAACGAGTTTGGGAATTATAGAGATTCGACAAAATTATTCAGTTCTCGTCGTTTAAAAGAATACGATGCACTGTCATTCTGGCGGGTAGTTTCTTCAGTACACCCAAAGTTATCATCCTTTGCTATGAAAATCCTACAACTCCCTGTTGCTGTGCACAAATCGATATCACATCCGGCTAATGTTAATGACTTAACGCCTAAACAATTTGAAAAGCTcacagatttattttttaacttatacGTTTGA